A section of the Gasterosteus aculeatus chromosome 10, fGasAcu3.hap1.1, whole genome shotgun sequence genome encodes:
- the bop1 gene encoding ribosome biogenesis protein bop1 isoform X2, translating into MEESSSSMRSSEQKEEMKKVSEKTVKKRSKEEEDAEPDEVFNFKCTEKEEEEEDVTDSEDSVFSGLEDSLSDSADDDDDDDDDEDQKVEPEQTPQEGAAQEDEYKQDSSDEEDIRNTVGNIPMEWYKDFPHIGYNLDGKKIYKPIRNKDELDEFLDKMEDPNYWRTVHDKQTGSDIVLSDEQVELVKRLQRGQFGDVNFNEYQPQVEFFSEDLMIHPVTNRPADKRSFIPSLIEKEKVSKLVHAIKMGWIKPRRTEDASRGSYYDLWANEDSSILANHKMHLPAPKIPLPGHQESYNPPPEYLFTDEERALWEQQDVSDRKLPFVPRKFSSLRQVPSFPRFLHERFERCLDLYLCPRQRKMRVNVNPDDLIPKLPKPKDLQPFPTTQSLVYRGHSGLVRSISVSPSGQWLASGSDDGSVRFWEVCSSRCMRTVQVGGAVKSIAWNPNPLVSLLAVAQDSVVLILSPSLADRQVLLSTEQLLSDQWEAESAEEEGPVKWINLEGEELSQGIRIKIQHPKAVHQVTWHAKGDYLASVMPDHSSHLQVFIHQVSRRRSQNPFRKSKGLVQCVSFHPVRPYFFVGTQRSVRIYNLVKQEMTKKLQANSKWISSMAVHPGGDHVICGSYDCRLSWFDLDLSTKPYKMLRHHKKAVRGVAYHRLYPLFASASDDGSVIVCHGTVYSDLLQNPLIVPVKVLRGHVITHDLGVLDVTFHPTQPWIFSSGADGTIRLFT; encoded by the exons atggaggagagcagcagcagcatgcggAGCAGCGAACAgaaagaggagatgaagaaagtCTCCGAGAAAACTGTGAAGAAGAGAagtaaagaggaggaggacgcggagcCAGACGAG GTCTTCAACTTCAAGTGtacagagaaggaggaggaagaagaagatgtgaCGGACAGCGAGGACAGCGTCTTCTCGGGACTGGAAGATTCTCTGAGTGAcagtgctgatgatgatgatgacgatgatgatgacgaagaTCAGAAGGTGGAGCCAGAGCAGACTCCGCAG gagggagcagCGCAGGAAGATGAGTACAAACAGGACTCTTCAGATGAGGAG GACATCAGGAACACAGTGGGGAACATCCCTATGGAGTGGTACAAGGACTTCCCTCACATTGGCTACAACCTGGATGGGAAGAAGATCTACAAACCAATCAGGAACAAGGACGAGCTCGATGAGTTCTTGGACAAAATGGAGGACCCTAATTACTG GAGAACGGTCCACGAcaagcagacaggaagtgacatcgtGCTGTCAGATgagcaggtggagctggtgAAACGTCTGCAGAGGGGACAGTTTGGCGATGTGAACTTCAACGAGTACCAG CCTCAGGTGGAGTTCTTCAGTGAGGACCTGATGATCCACCCGGTCACCAACCGACCAGCAGATAAGCGCAGCTTCATCCCATCCCTCATTGAGAAGGAGAAGGTCTCCAAGCTGGTCCACGCCATCAAGATGGGCTGGATCAAACCCCGGCGCACGGAGGACGCCAGCAGGGGGAGTTACTACGACCTGTGGGCCAATGAGGACTCTTCTATTCTGGCCAATCACAAGATGCACCTGCCCGCCCCTAAAATCCCTCTACCTGGTCATCAGGAGTCCTACAACCCCCCGCCGGAATACCTGTTCACGGACGAGGAG cgtgCTTTGTGGGAGCAACAGGACGTCTCAGACAGGAAGCTGCCGTTTGTCCCCAGAAAGTTCTCCAGCCTCCGTCAGGTTCCGTCCTTTCCTCGTTTCCTCCACGAGAGGTTTGAGCGCTGCCTCGACCTTTACCTGTGTCCCcggcagaggaagatgagg GTCAATGTGAATCCAGACGACTTGATCCCCAAACTCCCGAAACCAAAAGATCTCCAGCCGTTTCCAACCACACAGtcactg gtgTATCGGGGTCACAGCGGTCTGGTTCGCTCCATTAGTGTGTCTCCATCAGGACAATGGCTCGCCTCAG GCAGTGATGATGGTTCCGTCAGGTTCTGGGAAGTGTGTTCGTCTCGCTGTATGAGGACAGTCCAGGTGGGCGGAGCTGTGAAGAGCATCGCCTGGAACCCAAACCCGCTGGTCTCTCTGCTGGCTGTCGCTCA GGACTCGGTGGTCTTgatcctgtctccctctctggcagacagacaggttctCTTGTCAACAGAGCAACTACTCTCGGATCAGTGGGAGGCGGAGTCCGCAGAGGAGGAAGGTCCTGTGAAATGGATTAATCTGGAAGGGGAGGAGCTTAGCCAAGGGATCCGCATCAAGATTCAACACCCCAAA GCTGTGCACCAGGTGACGTGGCATGCTAAAGGAGATTACCTGGCCTCGGTGATGCCCGATCACTCAAGCCACCTGCAGGTGTTCATTCACCAGGTGAGCCGGAGGCGCAGTCAGAACCCCTTCAGGAAGAGCAAAGGTCTGGTTCAGTGCGTATCCTTCCACCCAGTCAGGCCCTACTTCTTTGTGGGGACGCAGCGCTCTGTCCGGATCTACAACCTGgtcaaacaggaaatgaccaAAAAACTGCAGGCCAACTCCAAGTGGATCTCCAGCATGGCCGTCCACCCTGGAG gtgatcatgtgatctGTGGGAGTTATGACTGCAGGCTGAGCTGGTTTGACCTTGACCTCTCAACCAAACCTTACAAGATGTTACG ACACCACAAGAAGGCTGTGAGGGGTGTGGCCTATCATCGACTCTATCCGCTGTTTGCCTCGGCGTCCGATGATGGGTCTGTCATTGTCTGCCATGGGACTGTTTACag TGACCTGCTACAAAACCCATTGATCGTCCCGGTGAAGGTTCTCCGAGGCCATGTGATCACTCATGACCTTGGGGTGCTGGATGTGACCTTTCACCCCACTCAGCCCTGGATCTTCTCCTCTGGTGCTGACGGCACTATCCGCCTCTTCACCTAG
- the bop1 gene encoding ribosome biogenesis protein bop1 isoform X1 has product MEESSSSMRSSEQKEEMKKVSEKTVKKRSKEEEDAEPDEVFNFKCTEKEEEEEDVTDSEDSVFSGLEDSLSDSADDDDDDDDDEDQKVEPEQTPQVKEGAAQEDEYKQDSSDEEDIRNTVGNIPMEWYKDFPHIGYNLDGKKIYKPIRNKDELDEFLDKMEDPNYWRTVHDKQTGSDIVLSDEQVELVKRLQRGQFGDVNFNEYQPQVEFFSEDLMIHPVTNRPADKRSFIPSLIEKEKVSKLVHAIKMGWIKPRRTEDASRGSYYDLWANEDSSILANHKMHLPAPKIPLPGHQESYNPPPEYLFTDEERALWEQQDVSDRKLPFVPRKFSSLRQVPSFPRFLHERFERCLDLYLCPRQRKMRVNVNPDDLIPKLPKPKDLQPFPTTQSLVYRGHSGLVRSISVSPSGQWLASGSDDGSVRFWEVCSSRCMRTVQVGGAVKSIAWNPNPLVSLLAVAQDSVVLILSPSLADRQVLLSTEQLLSDQWEAESAEEEGPVKWINLEGEELSQGIRIKIQHPKAVHQVTWHAKGDYLASVMPDHSSHLQVFIHQVSRRRSQNPFRKSKGLVQCVSFHPVRPYFFVGTQRSVRIYNLVKQEMTKKLQANSKWISSMAVHPGGDHVICGSYDCRLSWFDLDLSTKPYKMLRHHKKAVRGVAYHRLYPLFASASDDGSVIVCHGTVYSDLLQNPLIVPVKVLRGHVITHDLGVLDVTFHPTQPWIFSSGADGTIRLFT; this is encoded by the exons atggaggagagcagcagcagcatgcggAGCAGCGAACAgaaagaggagatgaagaaagtCTCCGAGAAAACTGTGAAGAAGAGAagtaaagaggaggaggacgcggagcCAGACGAG GTCTTCAACTTCAAGTGtacagagaaggaggaggaagaagaagatgtgaCGGACAGCGAGGACAGCGTCTTCTCGGGACTGGAAGATTCTCTGAGTGAcagtgctgatgatgatgatgacgatgatgatgacgaagaTCAGAAGGTGGAGCCAGAGCAGACTCCGCAGGtaaag gagggagcagCGCAGGAAGATGAGTACAAACAGGACTCTTCAGATGAGGAG GACATCAGGAACACAGTGGGGAACATCCCTATGGAGTGGTACAAGGACTTCCCTCACATTGGCTACAACCTGGATGGGAAGAAGATCTACAAACCAATCAGGAACAAGGACGAGCTCGATGAGTTCTTGGACAAAATGGAGGACCCTAATTACTG GAGAACGGTCCACGAcaagcagacaggaagtgacatcgtGCTGTCAGATgagcaggtggagctggtgAAACGTCTGCAGAGGGGACAGTTTGGCGATGTGAACTTCAACGAGTACCAG CCTCAGGTGGAGTTCTTCAGTGAGGACCTGATGATCCACCCGGTCACCAACCGACCAGCAGATAAGCGCAGCTTCATCCCATCCCTCATTGAGAAGGAGAAGGTCTCCAAGCTGGTCCACGCCATCAAGATGGGCTGGATCAAACCCCGGCGCACGGAGGACGCCAGCAGGGGGAGTTACTACGACCTGTGGGCCAATGAGGACTCTTCTATTCTGGCCAATCACAAGATGCACCTGCCCGCCCCTAAAATCCCTCTACCTGGTCATCAGGAGTCCTACAACCCCCCGCCGGAATACCTGTTCACGGACGAGGAG cgtgCTTTGTGGGAGCAACAGGACGTCTCAGACAGGAAGCTGCCGTTTGTCCCCAGAAAGTTCTCCAGCCTCCGTCAGGTTCCGTCCTTTCCTCGTTTCCTCCACGAGAGGTTTGAGCGCTGCCTCGACCTTTACCTGTGTCCCcggcagaggaagatgagg GTCAATGTGAATCCAGACGACTTGATCCCCAAACTCCCGAAACCAAAAGATCTCCAGCCGTTTCCAACCACACAGtcactg gtgTATCGGGGTCACAGCGGTCTGGTTCGCTCCATTAGTGTGTCTCCATCAGGACAATGGCTCGCCTCAG GCAGTGATGATGGTTCCGTCAGGTTCTGGGAAGTGTGTTCGTCTCGCTGTATGAGGACAGTCCAGGTGGGCGGAGCTGTGAAGAGCATCGCCTGGAACCCAAACCCGCTGGTCTCTCTGCTGGCTGTCGCTCA GGACTCGGTGGTCTTgatcctgtctccctctctggcagacagacaggttctCTTGTCAACAGAGCAACTACTCTCGGATCAGTGGGAGGCGGAGTCCGCAGAGGAGGAAGGTCCTGTGAAATGGATTAATCTGGAAGGGGAGGAGCTTAGCCAAGGGATCCGCATCAAGATTCAACACCCCAAA GCTGTGCACCAGGTGACGTGGCATGCTAAAGGAGATTACCTGGCCTCGGTGATGCCCGATCACTCAAGCCACCTGCAGGTGTTCATTCACCAGGTGAGCCGGAGGCGCAGTCAGAACCCCTTCAGGAAGAGCAAAGGTCTGGTTCAGTGCGTATCCTTCCACCCAGTCAGGCCCTACTTCTTTGTGGGGACGCAGCGCTCTGTCCGGATCTACAACCTGgtcaaacaggaaatgaccaAAAAACTGCAGGCCAACTCCAAGTGGATCTCCAGCATGGCCGTCCACCCTGGAG gtgatcatgtgatctGTGGGAGTTATGACTGCAGGCTGAGCTGGTTTGACCTTGACCTCTCAACCAAACCTTACAAGATGTTACG ACACCACAAGAAGGCTGTGAGGGGTGTGGCCTATCATCGACTCTATCCGCTGTTTGCCTCGGCGTCCGATGATGGGTCTGTCATTGTCTGCCATGGGACTGTTTACag TGACCTGCTACAAAACCCATTGATCGTCCCGGTGAAGGTTCTCCGAGGCCATGTGATCACTCATGACCTTGGGGTGCTGGATGTGACCTTTCACCCCACTCAGCCCTGGATCTTCTCCTCTGGTGCTGACGGCACTATCCGCCTCTTCACCTAG
- the hsf1 gene encoding heat shock factor protein 1 isoform X3, with the protein MASFIRQLNMYGFRKVVHIEQGGLVKPERDDTEFQHLFFIRGEEHLLENIKRKVTAVSSVRQEEVKMSTHDVNKMLNDVQQMKGKQETIDSRIVSMKHENEALWREVASLRQKHVQQQKVVNKLIQFLVSLIQSNRILGVKRKIPLMLNDSSSSHSMPKYTRPFSLEHMQAAASLFSADPLVTSGPIISDITDVAMPTGEGVLYDWNDAEESQAVNIEEKASLPDAEVLPVLESGDPHVDTPLSPTTFIDSILQENETPPNQNNSITNSTPGSPVVVMSPVSTGPLSPSPASQSLASVPSPISAHSLTKPQQKCQTVACIDRPRPSPSSGGLSPDRWRFLSTRTDKSELSNHVDCIDSSLENLQSILNTQAFTFDTSPLMEFFSSSCSSGDFDLDSLDTLLSEDVPNGSVESSNSINAGKQLVQFSATPVLMSEPISSEADLPSLLELEAGPFFISDSPTDDPADALLSPSKLDSDL; encoded by the exons atggcCAGCTTTATCAGACAGCTTAACATGT ATGGTTTCCGTAAAGTTGTGCACATCGAGCAAGGTGGTTTGGTGAAACCAGAGAGAGACGACACAGAGTTCCAACATCTGTTCTTCATCAGAGGAGAAGAACACCTGCTGGAGAATATCAAACGCAAAGTCACCGCC GTGTCGTCTGTGCGGCAGGAGGAAGTGAAAATGTCTACACACGATGTGAACAAGATGCTGAACGATGTCCAGCAGATGAAAGGAAAACAGGAAACCATCGACTCCAGAATCGTCTCCATGAAACA TGAGAACGAGGCTCTGTGGAGAGAAGTGGCCAGTCTGAGACAGAAACACGTGCAGCAGCAGAAAGTCGTCAACAAG ttGATCCAGTTCCTGGTGTCTCTCATCCAGTCCAACAGGATTCTGGGAGTCAAGAGGAAGAT TCCACTGATGTTGAATGACTCTAGCTCTTCCCACTCCATGCCAAAATACACTCGCCCCTTCTCATTGGAGCACATGCAG gctgcAGCCAGTTTATTCTCAGCTGACCCCCTGGTGACCTCTGGACCAATCATCTCTGACATCACTGATGTGGCCATGCCCACCGGCGAGGGTGTGCTCTATGATTGGAATGATGCAGA AGAAAGCCAAGCAGTCAACATCGAAGAGAAGGCATCCCTTCCTGACGCGGAGGTGTTACCAGTTCTGGAGAGTGGAGACCCTCATGTAGACACGcccctctcccccaccaccTTCATTGACTCCATTTTACAGGAAAATGAGACTCCGCCTAACCAGAACAACTCCATCACCAATTCTACCCCAG GTAGTCCCGTTGTTGTGATGAGCCCCGTCTCCACTGGACCCCTTTCACCATCTCCAGCCAGCCAATCGCTTGCATCTGTTCCCTCACCTATTTCTGCCCACAGCCTCACCAAACCTCAGCAGAAATGTCAAACCGTCGCCTGTATTGACAG gccccgcccctctccctcctcaggtGGACTGTCACCTGATCGTTGGCGTTTCTTATCAACACGAACCGACAA GTCTGAACTCTCCAATCATGTCGACTGCATTGACAGCAGTCTGGAAAACCTGCAGAGCATCCTGAACACACAAGCCTTCACCTTCGACACCTCTCCGCTGATGGAG TTCTTCAGTTCTTCTTGTTCCTCGGGAGACTTCGATCTGGACAGTTTGGACACT CTACTGTCAGAAGACGTCCCCAATGGAAGTGTGGAAAGCAGCAACTCCATCAATGCAG GGAAGCAGCTTGTGCAGTTCTCAGCCACACCTGTCCTGATGTCTGAACCAATCAGCTCGGAGGCCGACCTGCCCTCCCtcctggagctggaggcgggGCCTTTCTTCATCTCTGACTCTCCCACTGATGATCCTGCTGATGCTCTGCTAAGCCCATCAAAACTGGACTCTGACCTCTGA
- the hsf1 gene encoding heat shock factor protein 1 isoform X2 has protein sequence MEYHGGGAGLSGGNVPAFLTKLWTLVEDPETDLLICWSPSGNSFHVFDQGRFAKEVLPKFFKHNNMASFIRQLNMYGFRKVVHIEQGGLVKPERDDTEFQHLFFIRGEEHLLENIKRKVTAVSSVRQEEVKMSTHDVNKMLNDVQQMKGKQETIDSRIVSMKHENEALWREVASLRQKHVQQQKVVNKLIQFLVSLIQSNRILGVKRKIPLMLNDSSSSHSMPKYTRPFSLEHMQAAASLFSADPLVTSGPIISDITDVAMPTGEGVLYDWNDAEESQAVNIEEKASLPDAEVLPVLESGDPHVDTPLSPTTFIDSILQENETPPNQNNSITNSTPGSPVVVMSPVSTGPLSPSPASQSLASVPSPISAHSLTKPQQKCQTVACIDRSELSNHVDCIDSSLENLQSILNTQAFTFDTSPLMEFFSSSCSSGDFDLDSLDTLLSEDVPNGSVESSNSINAGKQLVQFSATPVLMSEPISSEADLPSLLELEAGPFFISDSPTDDPADALLSPSKLDSDL, from the exons ATGGAATATcacggagggggggcggggctgagCGGCGGTAACGTCCCGGCCTTCCTCACCAAACTATGGACCCTGGTGGAGGATCCGGAAACCGACCTGCTCATCTGCTGGAGCCCG AGCGGAAACAGTTTCCACGTGTTCGACCAGGGCCGCTTCGCTAAGGAAGTTCTACCAAAGTTcttcaaacacaacaacatggcCAGCTTTATCAGACAGCTTAACATGT ATGGTTTCCGTAAAGTTGTGCACATCGAGCAAGGTGGTTTGGTGAAACCAGAGAGAGACGACACAGAGTTCCAACATCTGTTCTTCATCAGAGGAGAAGAACACCTGCTGGAGAATATCAAACGCAAAGTCACCGCC GTGTCGTCTGTGCGGCAGGAGGAAGTGAAAATGTCTACACACGATGTGAACAAGATGCTGAACGATGTCCAGCAGATGAAAGGAAAACAGGAAACCATCGACTCCAGAATCGTCTCCATGAAACA TGAGAACGAGGCTCTGTGGAGAGAAGTGGCCAGTCTGAGACAGAAACACGTGCAGCAGCAGAAAGTCGTCAACAAG ttGATCCAGTTCCTGGTGTCTCTCATCCAGTCCAACAGGATTCTGGGAGTCAAGAGGAAGAT TCCACTGATGTTGAATGACTCTAGCTCTTCCCACTCCATGCCAAAATACACTCGCCCCTTCTCATTGGAGCACATGCAG gctgcAGCCAGTTTATTCTCAGCTGACCCCCTGGTGACCTCTGGACCAATCATCTCTGACATCACTGATGTGGCCATGCCCACCGGCGAGGGTGTGCTCTATGATTGGAATGATGCAGA AGAAAGCCAAGCAGTCAACATCGAAGAGAAGGCATCCCTTCCTGACGCGGAGGTGTTACCAGTTCTGGAGAGTGGAGACCCTCATGTAGACACGcccctctcccccaccaccTTCATTGACTCCATTTTACAGGAAAATGAGACTCCGCCTAACCAGAACAACTCCATCACCAATTCTACCCCAG GTAGTCCCGTTGTTGTGATGAGCCCCGTCTCCACTGGACCCCTTTCACCATCTCCAGCCAGCCAATCGCTTGCATCTGTTCCCTCACCTATTTCTGCCCACAGCCTCACCAAACCTCAGCAGAAATGTCAAACCGTCGCCTGTATTGACAG GTCTGAACTCTCCAATCATGTCGACTGCATTGACAGCAGTCTGGAAAACCTGCAGAGCATCCTGAACACACAAGCCTTCACCTTCGACACCTCTCCGCTGATGGAG TTCTTCAGTTCTTCTTGTTCCTCGGGAGACTTCGATCTGGACAGTTTGGACACT CTACTGTCAGAAGACGTCCCCAATGGAAGTGTGGAAAGCAGCAACTCCATCAATGCAG GGAAGCAGCTTGTGCAGTTCTCAGCCACACCTGTCCTGATGTCTGAACCAATCAGCTCGGAGGCCGACCTGCCCTCCCtcctggagctggaggcgggGCCTTTCTTCATCTCTGACTCTCCCACTGATGATCCTGCTGATGCTCTGCTAAGCCCATCAAAACTGGACTCTGACCTCTGA
- the hsf1 gene encoding heat shock factor protein 1 isoform X4 — MASFIRQLNMYGFRKVVHIEQGGLVKPERDDTEFQHLFFIRGEEHLLENIKRKVTAVSSVRQEEVKMSTHDVNKMLNDVQQMKGKQETIDSRIVSMKHENEALWREVASLRQKHVQQQKVVNKLIQFLVSLIQSNRILGVKRKIPLMLNDSSSSHSMPKYTRPFSLEHMQAAASLFSADPLVTSGPIISDITDVAMPTGEGVLYDWNDAEESQAVNIEEKASLPDAEVLPVLESGDPHVDTPLSPTTFIDSILQENETPPNQNNSITNSTPGSPVVVMSPVSTGPLSPSPASQSLASVPSPISAHSLTKPQQKCQTVACIDRSELSNHVDCIDSSLENLQSILNTQAFTFDTSPLMEFFSSSCSSGDFDLDSLDTLLSEDVPNGSVESSNSINAGKQLVQFSATPVLMSEPISSEADLPSLLELEAGPFFISDSPTDDPADALLSPSKLDSDL, encoded by the exons atggcCAGCTTTATCAGACAGCTTAACATGT ATGGTTTCCGTAAAGTTGTGCACATCGAGCAAGGTGGTTTGGTGAAACCAGAGAGAGACGACACAGAGTTCCAACATCTGTTCTTCATCAGAGGAGAAGAACACCTGCTGGAGAATATCAAACGCAAAGTCACCGCC GTGTCGTCTGTGCGGCAGGAGGAAGTGAAAATGTCTACACACGATGTGAACAAGATGCTGAACGATGTCCAGCAGATGAAAGGAAAACAGGAAACCATCGACTCCAGAATCGTCTCCATGAAACA TGAGAACGAGGCTCTGTGGAGAGAAGTGGCCAGTCTGAGACAGAAACACGTGCAGCAGCAGAAAGTCGTCAACAAG ttGATCCAGTTCCTGGTGTCTCTCATCCAGTCCAACAGGATTCTGGGAGTCAAGAGGAAGAT TCCACTGATGTTGAATGACTCTAGCTCTTCCCACTCCATGCCAAAATACACTCGCCCCTTCTCATTGGAGCACATGCAG gctgcAGCCAGTTTATTCTCAGCTGACCCCCTGGTGACCTCTGGACCAATCATCTCTGACATCACTGATGTGGCCATGCCCACCGGCGAGGGTGTGCTCTATGATTGGAATGATGCAGA AGAAAGCCAAGCAGTCAACATCGAAGAGAAGGCATCCCTTCCTGACGCGGAGGTGTTACCAGTTCTGGAGAGTGGAGACCCTCATGTAGACACGcccctctcccccaccaccTTCATTGACTCCATTTTACAGGAAAATGAGACTCCGCCTAACCAGAACAACTCCATCACCAATTCTACCCCAG GTAGTCCCGTTGTTGTGATGAGCCCCGTCTCCACTGGACCCCTTTCACCATCTCCAGCCAGCCAATCGCTTGCATCTGTTCCCTCACCTATTTCTGCCCACAGCCTCACCAAACCTCAGCAGAAATGTCAAACCGTCGCCTGTATTGACAG GTCTGAACTCTCCAATCATGTCGACTGCATTGACAGCAGTCTGGAAAACCTGCAGAGCATCCTGAACACACAAGCCTTCACCTTCGACACCTCTCCGCTGATGGAG TTCTTCAGTTCTTCTTGTTCCTCGGGAGACTTCGATCTGGACAGTTTGGACACT CTACTGTCAGAAGACGTCCCCAATGGAAGTGTGGAAAGCAGCAACTCCATCAATGCAG GGAAGCAGCTTGTGCAGTTCTCAGCCACACCTGTCCTGATGTCTGAACCAATCAGCTCGGAGGCCGACCTGCCCTCCCtcctggagctggaggcgggGCCTTTCTTCATCTCTGACTCTCCCACTGATGATCCTGCTGATGCTCTGCTAAGCCCATCAAAACTGGACTCTGACCTCTGA
- the hsf1 gene encoding heat shock factor protein 1 isoform X1: MEYHGGGAGLSGGNVPAFLTKLWTLVEDPETDLLICWSPSGNSFHVFDQGRFAKEVLPKFFKHNNMASFIRQLNMYGFRKVVHIEQGGLVKPERDDTEFQHLFFIRGEEHLLENIKRKVTAVSSVRQEEVKMSTHDVNKMLNDVQQMKGKQETIDSRIVSMKHENEALWREVASLRQKHVQQQKVVNKLIQFLVSLIQSNRILGVKRKIPLMLNDSSSSHSMPKYTRPFSLEHMQAAASLFSADPLVTSGPIISDITDVAMPTGEGVLYDWNDAEESQAVNIEEKASLPDAEVLPVLESGDPHVDTPLSPTTFIDSILQENETPPNQNNSITNSTPGSPVVVMSPVSTGPLSPSPASQSLASVPSPISAHSLTKPQQKCQTVACIDRPRPSPSSGGLSPDRWRFLSTRTDKSELSNHVDCIDSSLENLQSILNTQAFTFDTSPLMEFFSSSCSSGDFDLDSLDTLLSEDVPNGSVESSNSINAGKQLVQFSATPVLMSEPISSEADLPSLLELEAGPFFISDSPTDDPADALLSPSKLDSDL, from the exons ATGGAATATcacggagggggggcggggctgagCGGCGGTAACGTCCCGGCCTTCCTCACCAAACTATGGACCCTGGTGGAGGATCCGGAAACCGACCTGCTCATCTGCTGGAGCCCG AGCGGAAACAGTTTCCACGTGTTCGACCAGGGCCGCTTCGCTAAGGAAGTTCTACCAAAGTTcttcaaacacaacaacatggcCAGCTTTATCAGACAGCTTAACATGT ATGGTTTCCGTAAAGTTGTGCACATCGAGCAAGGTGGTTTGGTGAAACCAGAGAGAGACGACACAGAGTTCCAACATCTGTTCTTCATCAGAGGAGAAGAACACCTGCTGGAGAATATCAAACGCAAAGTCACCGCC GTGTCGTCTGTGCGGCAGGAGGAAGTGAAAATGTCTACACACGATGTGAACAAGATGCTGAACGATGTCCAGCAGATGAAAGGAAAACAGGAAACCATCGACTCCAGAATCGTCTCCATGAAACA TGAGAACGAGGCTCTGTGGAGAGAAGTGGCCAGTCTGAGACAGAAACACGTGCAGCAGCAGAAAGTCGTCAACAAG ttGATCCAGTTCCTGGTGTCTCTCATCCAGTCCAACAGGATTCTGGGAGTCAAGAGGAAGAT TCCACTGATGTTGAATGACTCTAGCTCTTCCCACTCCATGCCAAAATACACTCGCCCCTTCTCATTGGAGCACATGCAG gctgcAGCCAGTTTATTCTCAGCTGACCCCCTGGTGACCTCTGGACCAATCATCTCTGACATCACTGATGTGGCCATGCCCACCGGCGAGGGTGTGCTCTATGATTGGAATGATGCAGA AGAAAGCCAAGCAGTCAACATCGAAGAGAAGGCATCCCTTCCTGACGCGGAGGTGTTACCAGTTCTGGAGAGTGGAGACCCTCATGTAGACACGcccctctcccccaccaccTTCATTGACTCCATTTTACAGGAAAATGAGACTCCGCCTAACCAGAACAACTCCATCACCAATTCTACCCCAG GTAGTCCCGTTGTTGTGATGAGCCCCGTCTCCACTGGACCCCTTTCACCATCTCCAGCCAGCCAATCGCTTGCATCTGTTCCCTCACCTATTTCTGCCCACAGCCTCACCAAACCTCAGCAGAAATGTCAAACCGTCGCCTGTATTGACAG gccccgcccctctccctcctcaggtGGACTGTCACCTGATCGTTGGCGTTTCTTATCAACACGAACCGACAA GTCTGAACTCTCCAATCATGTCGACTGCATTGACAGCAGTCTGGAAAACCTGCAGAGCATCCTGAACACACAAGCCTTCACCTTCGACACCTCTCCGCTGATGGAG TTCTTCAGTTCTTCTTGTTCCTCGGGAGACTTCGATCTGGACAGTTTGGACACT CTACTGTCAGAAGACGTCCCCAATGGAAGTGTGGAAAGCAGCAACTCCATCAATGCAG GGAAGCAGCTTGTGCAGTTCTCAGCCACACCTGTCCTGATGTCTGAACCAATCAGCTCGGAGGCCGACCTGCCCTCCCtcctggagctggaggcgggGCCTTTCTTCATCTCTGACTCTCCCACTGATGATCCTGCTGATGCTCTGCTAAGCCCATCAAAACTGGACTCTGACCTCTGA